A single Brachionichthys hirsutus isolate HB-005 chromosome 17, CSIRO-AGI_Bhir_v1, whole genome shotgun sequence DNA region contains:
- the cfap52 gene encoding cilia- and flagella-associated protein 52, giving the protein MSLDSTEIPQLEVEAVIGFSGQVSSGLWVHPDTECLIYPLGHTVILKSINDGKQGFLHGHTNNVSCISVSKSGSYIASGQVDFLGFEAQVIIWNYAQRTMYAQLLLHKEKVAALAFSPNEKYLASLGGQHDGRIAVWNIETKRAICESPASAHSAGQCLTVQYSNKNDNIFVSAGNETLVVWRLDLLTGRIEPKKCQIGKLRRTVKCVEIDRDDQFIFCGTTSGDILKINLESGILSACGPVKTKFSLGANALKILRSGKLLVGSGCGTLKLCSQTNFKTLKQVSLEKGVTSIALIGEGHQFFVGTEAAQMYRFSFDDFIADLISTSHTGAVNDVDIAFGSSEIFATCSGADIRVWCIDRHKELLRITIPNVTCNCLHIMADGHGILSAWSDKKIRMFAPESGRPMLIIEDAHRMSVTAIAGTRSCKRMVSGSGEGQVHFWELKPGGHRLLKATRGHAATITCIKIKSDDKDCVSASSDGTCIIWDLKHFVSLQTLNANTQVRTVCYHPEEYHIVTGGNDRKITYWGAYDGSTIRKLEGSQTGSINCVYIAQDGKHFVTGGEDKLVKVWDYNEGVVTHLGMPQSGSITSIKLCANNRTLISAGADGAIYRWKFPHPSSS; this is encoded by the exons ATGTCTCTTGATTCCACTGAAATACCTCAGCTCGAAGTGGAGGCTGTTATTGGGTTCAGCG GACAGGTGTCTTCCGGCCTGTGGGTCCATCCAGACACAGAGTGCCTGATCTACCCTCTGGGACATACAGTCATCCTGAAGTCAATCAACGATGGCAAGCAGGGGTTCCTGCATGGACACACAAACAACGTGTCCTGCATTTCAGTGTCCAAAAGTGGATCATATATTGCCTCTGGACAGGTTGACTTTTTGGGATTTGAG GCTCAGGTAATTATCTGGAATTACGCACAGCGAACAATGTATGCCCAGCTGCTGCTTCATAAGGAAAAGGTAGCGGCTCTTGCCTTCTCGCCAAATGAAAAATACCTTGCGTCCCTTGGGGGTCAGCACGATGGCCG GATAGCGGTGTGGAACATTGAGACCAAACGGGCCATCTGCGAGAGCCCAGCTTCAGCTCACAGCGCCGGCCAATGCCTCACTGTGCAGTACTCAAACAAAAATGACAATATCTTCGTTTCCGCTGGGAA tGAAACGTTGGTCGTCTGGAGGCTGGACCTCCTGACAGGGAGGATTGAGCCTAAGAAGTGCCAGATAGGCAAGCTGAGGAGGACCGTGAAATGTGTTGAG ATCGATCGGGATGATCAGTTCATTTTCTGCGGCACAACCAGCGGAGACATCCTTAAAATCAACCTGGAATCTGGGATTCTCAGTGCCTGTGGTCCAGTTAAAACAAAATTCAGCCTG GGTGCAAATGCCTTGAAAATACTGAGGTCTGGGAAACTGCTTGTTGGCTCAGGATGTGGCACATTAAAACTGTGCTCCCAAACTAATTTCAAGACCCTCAA GCAAGTTTCCCTGGAGAAGGGAGTGACCTCCATCGCTCTAATAGGAGAAGGTCATCAGTTCTTTGTTGGGACGGAGGCGGCTCAGATGTATCGCTTCAGCTTTGATGACTTCATAGCTGATCTCATTTCCACCAGCCACACCGGTGCTGTCAATGACGTAGATATAGCTTT CGGATCATCTGAAATATTTGCAACCTGCTCTGGGGCGGACATCAGGGTGTGGTGCATAGACAGGCACAAAGAGCTGCTGCGCATCACCATACCCAACGTGACCTGCAACTGCCTGCACATCATGGCTGATGGACATGGCATCCTCAGCG CATGGAGTGATAAAAAGATTCGCATGTTTGCGCCAGAAAGCGGCCGGCCCATGCTCATCATTGAAGATGCACACAGAATGAGTGTGACAGCCATCGCTGGCACCAGGAGCTGCAAAAGGATGGTCAGTGGATCGGGAGAGGGGCAG GTGCATTTTTGGGAGCTGAAACCTGGTGGCCATCGACTACTGAAGGCCACTCGTGGCCACGCAGCCACTATCACCTGTATTAAAATCAAGAGTGATGACAAAGACTGTGTTTCTGCCTCCTCTGATGGGACCTGCATCATCTGGGACTTAAA ACACTTTGTGAGTCTTCAAACTCTGAATGCCAACACACAAGTTCGCACAGTTTGCTACCACCCAGAGGAATACCACATCGTCACCGGTGGTAATGACAGGAAG ATCACATACTGGGGGGCGTACGACGGCTCTACCATCAGAAAGCTGGAGGGCTCACAGACTGGGTCCATCAATTGCGTGTACATCGCTCAGGATGGCAAACACTTTGTGACAG GGGGAGAAGACAAGCTGGTGAAGGTGTGGGACTACAATGAAGGTGTGGTGACCCATTTAGGAATGCCTCAAAGTGGAAGTATCACTAGCATCAAGCTCTGCGCCAACAACAGGACCCTGATCAGCGCCGGTGCAGACGGAGCCATTTACCGATGGAAGTTCCCGCACCCTTCTTCGTCTTAA